In Cheilinus undulatus linkage group 16, ASM1832078v1, whole genome shotgun sequence, one DNA window encodes the following:
- the si:dkeyp-92c9.2 gene encoding cyclin-dependent kinase 5 activator 1 has protein sequence MGTVLSLSPGSRKSGYYDNRPGSLSHYPSFSSRSLNSQKDRGLKRGQSIFLPALTWKRLVASTKKKGNSKKGSVTFVDPLNNNNNINIYQKDPLLHLNRENVKKSLSCANLSSYEGPAGLGLGLSYGLGLGQGHGFGYSKSQQLSSVKKVPQGTVTSSPKRVIVQASTSELLRCLGEFLCCRCYRLKHLSPADPVLWLRAVDRSLLLQGWQDQAFVTPANVVFVYMLCRDVVDGDLVASEHELQAILLTCLYLSYSYMGNEISYPLKPFLVEAGKEAFWDRCLAIIDATSAKMLRINADPHFFTQVFAELKSEGSCSPQDYSRVLDR, from the coding sequence ATGGGCACTGTACTATCCCTGTCTCCCGGCTCCCGGAAATCAGGCTACTATGACAACAGGCCGGGCTCGCTCAGCCACTACCCGAGCTTCAGCAGCCGCTCCCTTAACAGTCAGAAAGACCGCGGGCTGAAGAGGGGTCAGTCCATCTTCCTGCCTGCACTCACATGGAAACGGCTCGTGGCCTCCACGAAGAAGAAGGGCAACTCCAAGAAAGGCTCTGTGACCTTTGTGGACCCTCtgaacaacaacaataacattaacatctaCCAGAAGGACCCTTTGTTGCACCTTAACAGAGAGAATGTGAAGAAGTCGCTGTCATGTGCCAACCTGTCCAGCTACGAGGGCCCAGCGGGTCTGGGTTTGGGGCTCAGCTATGGGCTTGGGTTGGGTCAGGGGCATGGATTTGGCTACAGCAAGTCACAGCAGCTTTCCTCTGTGAAGAAAGTCCCGCAAGGTACTGTTACCTCGTCCCCAAAGCGTGTCATCGTTCAGGCGTCCACCAGTGAGCTACTGCGCTGCCTTGGCGAGTTCCTGTGCTGTCGCTGCTACCGCCTAAAGCACCTCTCTCCAGCTGATCCTGTGCTCTGGCTACGAGCCGTGGACCGCTCATTGCTGCTTCAAGGCTGGCAGGACCAAGCTTTTGTTACGCCAGCAAATGTGGTCTTCGTCTACATGCTGTGCCGAGACGTCGTTGACGGCGACCTGGTGGCGTCAGAGCATGAGCTGCAGGCCATCCTTCTCACCTGCCTCTACTTGTCCTATTCCTACATGGGCAACGAGATCTCCTACCCGCTTAAGCCCTTCCTGGTGGAGGCGGGAAAGGAGGCTTTCTGGGACCGGTGCCTCGCCATCATCGATGCCACCAGCGCCAAGATGCTGCGAATCAATGCAGATCCGCACTTTTTTACGCAAGTATTCGCTGAACTCAAGAGTGAAGGCAGCTGTAGCCCTCAGGACTATAGTCGAGTGCTGGATCGGTGA